A region of Fibrobacter succinogenes subsp. succinogenes S85 DNA encodes the following proteins:
- a CDS encoding DUF6055 domain-containing protein — translation MKFTQIVCAMAVASFADVTWVPQCEDNGFTLIRSSEHFEVCKKPKTDDGAANNVSISTSDAEGVLQSLEKVYSFYIDSLGWMLPFPKSSDKKLKSNIYVFETLPSLYGGQDYVKALNGEYGPGMWIGVASLKDYWGTSHEFAHGLQGVAGWLGNNSHSGWMAESHANWMAHQYNPNDAHCSEYLINFPYLYYGSTRDRYCNWQFLEHLKEEFGGGNKGAHEVNRIWMESIRDGEDGRMEQTPFSAMMMVYGWTLEQLNDQFGKFAMKNATVEYAPAKKTLYKKSWGDYEFATRRTHDGWGDLYRRHSRVTMLNKMKCESSENSDGNVAAEKCADRYISPIYWAPQRWGYNLVRIYPDSAGKVTVKFRGIVQEKPTVNGYTCFGDNTDYYKGKTYKWCNYAPDKLPDPASGWTVGLVAEGADGTPRYSEMKHGSGFNLEIETKANDKALWLAVTATPTEMQTILWDQFYYSIYRYPYMIEVVNGEPEGYTKDFWKPAGFNGTTASGYAQHSNGGGWVSSKAKVAATAYVGPDAVVNGGTVSGNARIEDFAVVNGGTISGNAVVRGRALVTAGSIGDDAVLEDDAWLVSGTISGKAKVGALSIIVNSTVTDNAQVYGVMWAVSGKKLSGTAQLRGDLENNFDKEITKGVFYGMVNTDMLTNAKFGASLTTPPTDATASIEKAKWYAIADDSTQTDPGPTGIVSRVAALQLSGVNENFDVFDLNGKHLGFAKVTPSEWNALGHKSLQKTLSASGFNAGMYIVRAKRSHRLVRVNVR, via the coding sequence ATGAAATTTACGCAGATAGTCTGTGCTATGGCGGTGGCGTCGTTTGCCGACGTGACGTGGGTCCCGCAGTGTGAAGATAACGGCTTTACGCTAATCCGTTCTTCGGAACATTTTGAAGTTTGCAAAAAGCCAAAGACCGACGATGGTGCGGCGAATAATGTTTCAATCTCGACTTCTGATGCCGAGGGTGTGCTCCAGTCGCTAGAAAAGGTGTATTCGTTCTACATCGATTCGCTCGGCTGGATGTTGCCGTTCCCGAAAAGTTCGGATAAAAAGCTCAAAAGCAATATTTATGTGTTTGAAACATTGCCGTCCTTGTACGGTGGTCAGGATTATGTGAAGGCTTTGAATGGCGAGTATGGGCCTGGCATGTGGATTGGAGTCGCTTCGCTCAAGGATTATTGGGGGACTTCGCACGAGTTCGCGCATGGTTTGCAAGGCGTGGCCGGTTGGCTCGGGAACAACAGTCATTCGGGTTGGATGGCGGAATCGCATGCGAACTGGATGGCGCATCAGTACAATCCGAATGATGCTCATTGCTCGGAATATCTGATTAACTTTCCGTACTTGTATTATGGCTCCACGCGAGACCGCTATTGCAATTGGCAGTTCCTGGAACATTTGAAAGAAGAATTTGGTGGCGGCAATAAAGGCGCGCACGAGGTCAATCGCATCTGGATGGAATCGATTCGTGATGGCGAAGACGGTCGTATGGAGCAGACTCCGTTTAGTGCGATGATGATGGTTTACGGCTGGACGTTGGAACAGCTGAATGATCAGTTCGGCAAGTTCGCGATGAAGAATGCAACGGTGGAGTACGCTCCTGCCAAGAAAACTTTGTACAAAAAGTCCTGGGGCGATTACGAATTTGCGACTCGTCGAACGCACGATGGCTGGGGAGACTTGTATCGCAGACATTCTCGCGTGACCATGCTGAACAAGATGAAATGCGAAAGTTCCGAGAATTCGGATGGGAATGTCGCGGCCGAGAAATGCGCGGACCGTTACATTTCGCCGATCTACTGGGCTCCGCAGCGCTGGGGCTATAACTTGGTGCGAATTTATCCGGATTCGGCAGGGAAGGTGACGGTCAAGTTCCGTGGAATTGTGCAGGAAAAGCCGACGGTTAATGGTTACACTTGCTTTGGCGATAACACAGACTATTACAAGGGCAAAACTTATAAATGGTGCAATTACGCACCGGACAAATTGCCTGATCCTGCATCGGGTTGGACGGTTGGCTTGGTTGCGGAAGGTGCAGATGGCACGCCACGTTACAGCGAAATGAAGCATGGCTCAGGTTTCAATCTTGAAATCGAAACGAAGGCGAATGATAAGGCTTTGTGGCTTGCGGTGACGGCGACTCCGACGGAAATGCAGACGATTCTTTGGGACCAGTTCTACTACAGCATTTATCGCTATCCGTACATGATTGAAGTTGTGAACGGCGAGCCTGAAGGTTATACGAAAGATTTCTGGAAGCCTGCTGGATTTAATGGAACGACTGCTTCGGGATATGCGCAACATAGCAATGGCGGTGGCTGGGTCAGCAGTAAGGCGAAGGTTGCTGCTACGGCTTATGTGGGACCTGATGCGGTTGTGAATGGCGGTACTGTTTCGGGGAATGCCCGCATTGAAGATTTTGCCGTCGTGAATGGCGGAACCATTAGCGGTAACGCCGTGGTGCGCGGGCGTGCTCTTGTGACTGCAGGCTCAATTGGCGATGACGCCGTGCTTGAAGACGATGCTTGGCTTGTAAGCGGAACGATTAGCGGTAAGGCTAAAGTCGGAGCACTTTCGATCATCGTGAACAGTACCGTGACGGACAACGCTCAAGTCTACGGCGTGATGTGGGCTGTCAGCGGCAAGAAGTTGAGCGGAACAGCACAATTGCGTGGCGACCTCGAAAACAATTTTGACAAGGAAATTACGAAAGGTGTATTCTACGGCATGGTCAATACCGATATGCTCACCAATGCAAAGTTTGGCGCAAGCCTCACGACGCCCCCGACGGATGCGACTGCAAGCATTGAAAAAGCCAAATGGTATGCGATTGCGGATGATTCCACGCAGACAGATCCTGGGCCAACGGGTATTGTTTCTAGGGTGGCTGCGCTACAGTTGAGTGGTGTGAATGAAAACTTTGATGTGTTTGATTTGAACGGGAAACATCTCGGTTTTGCGAAAGTAACACCCTCTGAATGGAATGCGCTTGGCCACAAATCTTTACAAAAAACGCTTAGTGCATCAGGATTCAACGCTGGAATGTATATTGTTCGTGCAAAACGTTCGCACCGCCTGGTTCGTGTAAACGTGCGTTAA
- a CDS encoding sialate O-acetylesterase, with amino-acid sequence MVKKFLFSLAVLGVASFAQDPNLHIYLAYGQSNMSGQATITDTDRQTNPRFLVLRAGNHSNQKVGEFYPAAPPMGHSGSKVGIVDFFGRKMIKELPDSITVAVANVAIGGQSIDLFDKDRNAAYVQNAKNKNDTWWIQYLNEYGGDVHKRIVEMGKIAKQKGVIKGFLFHQGEADYQMKDWPERVKKVYDQFIEELELDPEKTPILLGELAPTGDLGWRNDAVKEAADLIPNGYVISAQGCPAIKEPNYTLHFTRDGYQTLGERYAEKMLELLKAQEPAPDTSKKDSVATDSTSSIHNLSVVRVVESHMPRLFYDVREHSLFVRFKKNGVEYRYHLTGRKQ; translated from the coding sequence ATGGTTAAAAAGTTTTTGTTTTCGCTTGCTGTTTTGGGAGTGGCGTCTTTTGCTCAGGACCCGAACTTGCATATTTACCTCGCTTATGGGCAGTCCAATATGTCGGGGCAGGCGACCATTACGGATACGGACCGTCAAACGAATCCGCGTTTCTTGGTGTTACGTGCTGGGAATCATTCCAACCAGAAAGTTGGTGAATTTTATCCGGCGGCACCTCCCATGGGTCATAGCGGTTCCAAGGTAGGCATTGTCGATTTCTTTGGTCGCAAAATGATTAAGGAACTCCCGGATAGCATCACGGTGGCTGTTGCTAATGTGGCGATTGGCGGGCAGAGCATTGATCTATTCGATAAGGACCGTAATGCAGCTTATGTGCAGAATGCCAAGAACAAAAACGATACTTGGTGGATTCAGTATCTGAATGAATATGGTGGTGATGTTCATAAGCGCATTGTTGAAATGGGAAAAATTGCAAAGCAGAAAGGTGTGATTAAGGGATTCCTTTTCCACCAGGGCGAAGCGGATTACCAGATGAAGGACTGGCCCGAACGCGTCAAGAAGGTTTATGACCAGTTCATTGAAGAACTGGAGCTAGACCCGGAAAAGACTCCGATTTTGCTTGGGGAACTTGCGCCTACGGGCGATTTGGGTTGGCGAAACGATGCCGTGAAAGAGGCGGCTGACTTGATCCCGAACGGCTATGTGATTTCGGCTCAGGGTTGCCCTGCAATCAAGGAACCGAACTATACGCTCCATTTCACTCGTGATGGCTACCAGACTTTGGGCGAACGCTATGCTGAAAAAATGCTTGAATTGCTCAAGGCTCAGGAACCTGCTCCAGATACGAGCAAGAAGGATTCTGTGGCTACGGATAGTACTAGCTCCATTCATAACTTGTCGGTTGTTCGTGTGGTTGAATCGCATATGCCGAGATTATTCTATGATGTTCGCGAACATAGTTTGTTTGTGCGATTCAAGAAAAACGGAGTTGAATATCGCTATCATTTGACTGGGCGAAAACAGTAG